A genomic stretch from Microbacterium proteolyticum includes:
- a CDS encoding Fur family transcriptional regulator produces the protein MVQRNTWQRERVREALSGAGGFVSAQTLHATLRDENTGIGLATVYRTLAGLAARGDADSLQSPDGENLFRACETRGHHHHLICRSCGKAVEIAATDVEEWAHRTAAQHGFSEAEHVVDIFGICADCARDRTRERGDE, from the coding sequence ATGGTTCAGCGCAATACGTGGCAGCGCGAACGCGTGCGTGAAGCCCTGTCGGGTGCAGGCGGGTTCGTCAGCGCGCAGACGCTGCACGCCACCCTGCGCGACGAGAACACCGGCATCGGCCTGGCCACCGTGTACCGCACGCTCGCGGGCCTCGCGGCGCGCGGTGACGCCGACTCTCTGCAGAGCCCCGACGGGGAGAACCTCTTCCGCGCGTGCGAGACGCGCGGTCACCACCACCACCTCATCTGCCGGTCGTGCGGCAAAGCGGTCGAGATCGCCGCGACCGACGTCGAGGAGTGGGCGCACCGCACCGCCGCGCAGCACGGTTTCAGCGAGGCCGAGCACGTCGTCGACATCTTCGGCATCTGCGCGGATTGCGCCCGCGACCGGACTCGCGAGCGTGGCGACGAGTAG
- a CDS encoding TIGR03943 family putative permease subunit → MSRSAALATRWLGVGLTACLSITTITLWLTGRMALYINPDSAWFAVGMAFLALVGAVASFTLPLGAEADHGHDHEHGHAPAAASARREAFAHADHEHADPLDEHDHAAHEHLAARPRLTPAGIAAFTGGVLASGAVVAVLLTPAASLSTELAVSRDVGAPPLFAGSDVVTLAASGDTSRFGIGDWSAVFAHATNPETFDGKPVTLTGFITPGGDGASFDLTRLVITHCVIDAQTARLPVAASGAAPATGQWVTVTGTVRSSGDGRLEVHAEQVASIDEPADPYEY, encoded by the coding sequence TTGTCTAGATCCGCCGCCCTCGCCACCCGCTGGCTCGGCGTGGGGCTCACCGCGTGCCTGTCGATCACCACCATCACGCTGTGGCTCACCGGCCGCATGGCGCTCTACATCAACCCCGATTCGGCGTGGTTCGCCGTCGGCATGGCCTTCCTCGCGCTGGTGGGGGCGGTCGCCTCGTTCACGCTGCCGCTCGGCGCCGAGGCCGACCACGGGCACGATCACGAGCACGGGCACGCACCGGCGGCCGCCTCGGCGCGGCGCGAGGCGTTCGCCCACGCGGACCACGAGCACGCCGACCCCCTCGACGAGCACGACCACGCCGCTCACGAGCACCTGGCCGCCCGCCCGCGCCTGACGCCCGCCGGCATCGCCGCGTTCACCGGCGGCGTCCTGGCCTCGGGAGCCGTGGTGGCGGTGCTGTTGACACCGGCGGCATCGCTGTCGACCGAACTCGCCGTCTCCCGCGACGTGGGAGCCCCGCCGCTGTTCGCCGGCTCCGACGTCGTGACCCTCGCGGCGTCGGGCGATACCTCCCGGTTCGGAATCGGCGACTGGTCGGCGGTGTTCGCCCACGCGACCAACCCCGAGACCTTCGACGGCAAACCCGTCACCCTCACCGGATTCATCACCCCCGGCGGTGACGGCGCCAGCTTCGACCTCACCCGCCTGGTCATCACGCACTGCGTCATCGACGCCCAGACCGCGCGTCTGCCTGTCGCGGCGTCGGGGGCGGCGCCGGCGACCGGGCAGTGGGTGACGGTCACCGGCACGGTGCGATCCAGCGGCGACGGCCGACTCGAGGTGCACGCCGAGCAGGTGGCATCCATCGACGAACCGGCAGATCCCTATGAGTACTGA
- a CDS encoding metal ABC transporter permease, with protein MNWADVGDALFGGVSQYGAILELVQNSVYAGAVLGLVGGLIGVFVMQRDMAFAVHGISELSFAGAAVALLVGFDVVSGSIVGSLIAAALIGLLGARARDRNSIIGVLMPFGLGVGILCLSLYNGRSATRFSLLTGQIVSVQSEQLGWLVVIGVAVLVALLLIWRPLRFDSLDPQSAAARGVPTTAVSLAFMLLLGLIVAVAVHIIGALLVMALLVTPAAAAMRVASGPLSVPVLAALFGFVSAVGGVLLAVAGTLPVSPYITTISFAIYLVCRLVGARRERTTRAF; from the coding sequence ATGAACTGGGCGGATGTCGGCGACGCGCTCTTCGGCGGGGTGAGCCAGTACGGCGCGATCCTCGAGCTCGTGCAGAACTCCGTCTACGCGGGTGCCGTGCTCGGCCTCGTCGGCGGCCTCATCGGCGTCTTCGTCATGCAGCGCGACATGGCCTTCGCCGTGCACGGCATCAGCGAGCTGTCGTTCGCGGGAGCAGCGGTGGCGCTCCTGGTCGGATTCGACGTCGTCTCGGGGTCGATCGTGGGCTCGCTCATCGCCGCGGCGCTCATCGGCCTGCTCGGCGCGCGTGCGCGTGACCGCAACTCGATCATCGGCGTGCTCATGCCGTTCGGGCTGGGTGTCGGCATCCTGTGCCTGTCGCTCTACAACGGCCGCAGCGCCACCCGCTTCAGCCTGCTCACCGGTCAGATCGTGTCGGTGCAGAGCGAGCAGCTCGGCTGGCTGGTCGTCATCGGCGTCGCGGTCCTCGTCGCCCTCCTGCTCATCTGGCGTCCCCTGCGGTTCGATTCGCTCGACCCGCAGTCCGCGGCGGCGCGCGGGGTGCCCACCACCGCGGTGTCCCTGGCGTTCATGCTGCTGCTCGGACTCATCGTGGCGGTCGCGGTGCACATCATCGGCGCCCTGCTCGTGATGGCGCTGCTGGTCACCCCCGCCGCGGCCGCGATGCGCGTGGCATCCGGTCCGCTCTCGGTGCCCGTGCTGGCGGCGCTGTTCGGCTTCGTCTCCGCCGTGGGCGGGGTCCTCCTCGCCGTCGCGGGGACTCTGCCGGTCAGCCCGTACATCACGACGATCTCGTTCGCGATCTATCTCGTGTGCCGCCTGGTCGGCGCACGTCGCGAGCGCACGACCCGCGCCTTCTGA
- a CDS encoding metal ABC transporter solute-binding protein, Zn/Mn family, which translates to MTRRILAPAVLGAASVLALAGCAGGAPSSSVSGAAEDGKIAVVASTDVYGSIAEAIGGDYVDVTSIITSSSQDPHEYEATAQDQLTLKNAGLVIENGAGYDSFMESLIEASGTTASVITAVEFNHDYPGAASHDDAHGDEATAEPSASADEHAEGDGHDHAEGDGHDHIEGFNEHVWYDPHTVEDLVNEIAEHLGELAPDHAADFTANAEAFTGEIAGLEDSLDQIKAKDAGAKVFVTEPVPVYLIDAAGLDNATPNEFSESVEEGQDVPPATLLESLQLLDSGQVRVMIVNPQTGGAETTQVVDEAKSKNIPVIEFTETLPEGQTYISWMQSNITALSDALAA; encoded by the coding sequence ATGACCCGTCGCATTCTCGCCCCCGCCGTGCTCGGTGCTGCCTCCGTCCTCGCGCTCGCCGGTTGCGCCGGTGGTGCTCCCTCCTCCTCCGTCTCGGGTGCCGCCGAAGACGGCAAGATCGCCGTCGTGGCATCCACCGACGTGTACGGCTCGATCGCCGAGGCCATCGGCGGCGACTACGTCGACGTCACCTCGATCATCACCTCGTCGTCGCAGGACCCCCACGAGTACGAGGCGACCGCGCAAGACCAGCTGACGCTGAAGAACGCCGGTCTCGTGATCGAGAACGGCGCCGGCTACGACTCGTTCATGGAGTCCCTGATCGAGGCGAGCGGCACCACCGCTTCCGTCATCACGGCCGTCGAGTTCAACCACGACTACCCGGGCGCCGCGTCGCACGACGACGCGCACGGCGACGAGGCGACCGCCGAGCCGAGCGCGAGCGCCGACGAGCACGCCGAGGGCGACGGCCACGACCACGCCGAGGGCGACGGCCACGACCACATCGAGGGCTTCAACGAGCACGTCTGGTACGACCCGCACACGGTCGAAGACCTCGTGAACGAGATCGCCGAGCACCTCGGCGAACTCGCCCCCGACCACGCGGCCGACTTCACGGCCAACGCCGAAGCCTTCACGGGCGAGATCGCCGGACTCGAGGACTCCCTCGACCAGATCAAGGCGAAGGATGCCGGAGCGAAGGTCTTCGTGACCGAGCCGGTGCCCGTGTACCTCATCGACGCGGCCGGGCTCGACAACGCGACGCCGAACGAGTTCAGCGAGTCGGTCGAGGAGGGCCAGGACGTGCCGCCGGCGACCCTGCTCGAGTCGCTGCAGCTGCTCGATTCGGGTCAGGTCCGCGTCATGATCGTCAACCCGCAGACCGGCGGCGCCGAGACGACCCAGGTCGTGGACGAGGCGAAGTCCAAGAACATCCCGGTGATCGAGTTCACCGAGACGCTCCCCGAGGGTCAGACTTACATCTCGTGGATGCAGAGCAACATCACGGCGCTGTCCGACGCGCTGGCGGCGTGA
- a CDS encoding metal ABC transporter ATP-binding protein, which produces MTAGAPLRIRGAALERGGTELWSGLDLEVEPGELVAVLGPSGSGKTTLLRAILGLERLSAGCIEALGAPVRRAGNRRIGYIPQQRPLPRETPLRGRDIVGLGVDGHRLGLPLSRKKDRARIDDLLEAVGASAFGDRPVGLLSGGEQQRLRVGQALADDPALLLCDEPLTSLDLANQQAVVRLIDRHRRERDAAVLLVTHDINPVLSRVDRILYIAHGRFTLGVPEQVLTTETLSALYGAPVYVVRAGGQLIVVGAPDADEAHHHHHDEDHA; this is translated from the coding sequence GTGACCGCCGGAGCGCCGCTGCGCATCCGCGGCGCCGCGCTCGAGCGGGGCGGCACCGAGCTGTGGTCCGGGCTCGACCTCGAGGTCGAGCCCGGAGAGCTCGTTGCGGTGCTCGGGCCCAGCGGTTCGGGGAAGACGACGCTGCTGCGCGCGATCCTCGGCCTCGAGCGGCTGAGCGCGGGGTGCATCGAGGCGCTCGGCGCACCCGTGCGCCGCGCGGGCAACCGCCGCATCGGGTACATCCCTCAGCAGCGTCCGCTGCCGCGCGAGACACCCCTGCGGGGCCGCGACATCGTGGGCCTCGGCGTCGACGGGCATCGGCTCGGCCTGCCGCTGTCGCGCAAGAAGGACCGCGCGCGCATCGACGACCTGCTCGAAGCCGTCGGGGCGAGCGCCTTCGGCGACCGTCCGGTCGGGCTCCTGTCCGGCGGCGAGCAGCAGCGTCTGCGGGTGGGCCAGGCCCTGGCCGACGACCCCGCGCTGCTGCTGTGCGACGAGCCGCTGACCAGCCTCGACCTCGCCAACCAGCAGGCCGTCGTCCGCCTGATCGACCGGCATCGTCGCGAGCGCGACGCAGCCGTCCTGCTGGTCACGCACGACATCAATCCCGTGCTGTCGCGGGTCGACCGCATCCTTTACATCGCCCACGGCCGCTTCACCCTGGGTGTGCCCGAGCAGGTGCTGACCACTGAGACCCTCAGCGCCCTCTACGGCGCCCCCGTCTACGTGGTGCGCGCCGGCGGGCAGCTCATCGTCGTGGGGGCACCGGATGCCGATGAAGCCCATCACCACCACCATGACGAGGACCACGCATGA
- a CDS encoding permease: MATSSRTTAPPSQRSGASRTLVAVGLGVVVVAALFLVDALAPAFFAAPLPTRAQDGLTLALSVLIESLPFVVLGVVLSIIVQVWVPPGTIERWMPRAPWARRAVLSLLGMFIPVCECGNVPFARGLLMRGFGVSDTLTFLVAAPIVNPIVIISTHAAFGFSDGILVARLIGGYLVANLIGWLYSRHPDPDRLLTERFLETCEIIVQERGDRGRRTLAQFVVELRSVMPALIIGSLLAGAVQVLVPRSALLAIGSDPALSIAAMMLLAIVVSLCSNVDAFFALSFASTFTPGSIVAFLVVGPIIDLKMMALLRTTFTTRVLVGMTVVVVLFAFALGTVVNLLV; encoded by the coding sequence GTGGCGACGAGTAGTCGCACCACGGCACCGCCGTCGCAGCGCTCGGGCGCTTCCCGCACCCTCGTCGCTGTCGGCCTGGGTGTCGTCGTGGTCGCGGCGCTGTTCCTGGTCGACGCGCTCGCCCCGGCCTTCTTCGCCGCGCCCCTGCCCACGCGCGCGCAGGACGGACTCACCCTGGCGCTGAGCGTGCTGATCGAGTCGCTGCCGTTCGTCGTCCTGGGCGTGGTGCTCTCGATCATCGTGCAGGTGTGGGTGCCTCCGGGCACGATCGAACGGTGGATGCCGCGCGCGCCCTGGGCGCGCCGGGCGGTGCTGTCGCTCCTGGGCATGTTCATCCCGGTCTGCGAGTGCGGCAACGTGCCGTTCGCCCGTGGCCTGCTCATGCGCGGCTTCGGCGTCTCCGACACGCTGACCTTCCTCGTGGCGGCGCCGATCGTGAACCCGATCGTCATCATCTCCACGCACGCCGCGTTCGGCTTCAGCGACGGCATCCTCGTCGCGCGCCTCATCGGCGGGTACCTCGTCGCCAACCTCATCGGGTGGCTGTACAGCCGGCATCCCGATCCCGACAGGCTGCTCACCGAACGCTTCCTCGAGACGTGCGAGATCATCGTGCAGGAGCGCGGCGACCGCGGCCGCCGCACGCTCGCGCAGTTCGTCGTGGAGCTGCGCTCGGTCATGCCGGCGCTCATCATCGGCTCCCTCCTCGCCGGTGCCGTGCAGGTGCTCGTGCCCCGCAGCGCCCTGCTGGCGATCGGATCCGACCCGGCGCTGTCGATCGCGGCGATGATGCTGCTCGCGATCGTGGTGTCGCTGTGCTCCAACGTCGACGCGTTCTTCGCGCTGTCGTTCGCCTCGACGTTCACCCCGGGCTCGATCGTCGCTTTCCTCGTGGTCGGCCCGATCATCGATCTCAAGATGATGGCGCTGCTGCGGACGACGTTCACCACGCGGGTGCTCGTCGGGATGACGGTGGTCGTCGTGCTGTTCGCCTTCGCGCTGGGAACGGTGGTGAACCTCCTTGTCTAG